In one Neobacillus sp. WH10 genomic region, the following are encoded:
- a CDS encoding LuxR family transcriptional regulator, translating into MSSFGEEIRRLEESFFVGRKMELIIFRNFVYNKENKERILNISGTGGIGKSSLLDQFRRICDQEGIPFFLLDCLDFTKTPQGFALRLLAMLNTQVPEEWSESKLLEEAVSQLNKRAQTGRLVFAIDTYEEMNELDDWLRHSFLVELSINILIVLSGRFPLKGGWVLSPAWRRFIKFMPLSPFDYETCKQYTSIFGDYNDSFVRKSYFITKGHPLTLSLFMGLNELEGLKGEQEPEFLMWNETFKEIAGQWLREITDSTLMELLEAVTMVRVFNHEILENILGKEISNEEFENLIHLSFVRKSERGWYLHQVLRKALYQDFRLKKPNIYNQLWQRSVKYHYGLFSSRHHSIEERNLFLLDFIYIVGDPGFRAMFYDDAIDQTYYIETVNKDNLQEAEQYFKDVLSNHQDYIQEMYDPVTNERHIYNIPKAVNEKWFTSIKLSEVILLGSEVVRLLKNEKHEAVGIFVYIPIHRGSLQFLQQNPITQSYFRTLSKQERDKLIVPPESPAGWFQYLIDFSKDGSSAARFMFFQTYLSYYLKGGIMVYTAPMKYNQEAVKGVGYVEIPGTTHFGFGLQFPAPVFVLDFREDKEMKKFVENLYQSTEDNYEASSLDAILSGLTPREREIALLTRTCSSNLEIAKKLYLSEITVKKNLSRIYEKLDLKGKTELVKKLMS; encoded by the coding sequence ATGAGTAGCTTTGGTGAAGAGATTCGAAGATTAGAAGAAAGTTTTTTTGTCGGGCGAAAAATGGAATTGATTATCTTCCGTAATTTTGTATACAACAAAGAAAATAAAGAACGTATCCTAAATATCAGTGGCACAGGAGGAATTGGGAAAAGCTCTTTGCTCGATCAGTTTCGGCGAATTTGCGACCAAGAGGGAATTCCTTTTTTTCTCTTGGATTGCTTAGATTTTACCAAGACTCCGCAAGGATTTGCCTTACGATTGCTCGCTATGTTAAATACACAAGTCCCAGAGGAATGGAGTGAGAGCAAGTTATTAGAGGAAGCGGTGAGCCAACTTAATAAACGAGCTCAAACTGGTCGTTTAGTTTTTGCTATAGATACCTATGAAGAAATGAACGAACTTGATGATTGGTTACGGCATTCCTTTTTAGTTGAATTATCCATTAACATTTTGATTGTATTGTCTGGCCGCTTTCCCTTAAAAGGGGGCTGGGTGTTGTCACCGGCTTGGAGAAGATTCATTAAATTTATGCCATTGTCACCATTTGACTATGAAACTTGCAAGCAGTATACATCTATATTTGGGGACTATAATGATAGCTTTGTAAGAAAGTCATATTTTATTACCAAGGGGCACCCTCTTACGTTATCTCTTTTCATGGGCTTGAATGAATTGGAAGGCTTAAAGGGGGAACAAGAACCTGAATTTCTAATGTGGAATGAAACCTTTAAAGAAATTGCTGGACAGTGGCTGCGTGAAATCACTGATTCTACATTAATGGAGTTGTTGGAAGCTGTAACAATGGTCCGTGTATTTAACCATGAAATTCTCGAGAATATTCTTGGAAAAGAGATAAGCAACGAGGAGTTTGAAAATCTCATCCATCTCTCCTTTGTTCGAAAAAGTGAACGTGGGTGGTATTTGCATCAGGTTCTCCGAAAAGCTCTCTATCAGGATTTCAGACTTAAAAAGCCTAATATTTATAATCAGCTCTGGCAGCGAAGCGTTAAATACCACTACGGTCTTTTTTCCTCTCGACATCATTCTATAGAAGAAAGAAATCTTTTCCTTTTAGATTTTATCTATATTGTAGGGGATCCTGGTTTTCGGGCCATGTTTTATGATGATGCGATTGATCAAACCTATTATATTGAAACGGTTAACAAGGATAATTTACAGGAAGCAGAACAGTATTTTAAGGATGTCCTTTCAAATCATCAAGATTATATCCAAGAGATGTACGATCCAGTAACAAATGAAAGACATATATATAATATTCCAAAAGCTGTAAATGAAAAATGGTTTACTTCGATTAAACTTTCCGAAGTGATTCTACTGGGAAGTGAAGTCGTCAGGCTACTTAAAAATGAAAAGCACGAAGCGGTGGGTATTTTTGTATACATTCCCATTCATAGAGGTTCTCTTCAGTTTCTGCAACAAAACCCGATTACTCAGTCTTATTTCCGCACCCTTTCTAAACAGGAGAGGGATAAGTTGATTGTACCACCAGAGTCACCGGCAGGGTGGTTTCAATATTTGATCGATTTTTCAAAGGATGGCAGTTCTGCGGCCAGATTCATGTTCTTTCAAACATATCTTTCCTACTATTTGAAAGGCGGAATAATGGTGTACACTGCTCCAATGAAATATAACCAGGAAGCAGTCAAAGGGGTAGGGTATGTTGAAATACCTGGAACTACCCATTTCGGTTTTGGTCTTCAATTTCCTGCACCGGTATTTGTGCTCGATTTTAGAGAGGATAAAGAGATGAAGAAGTTTGTTGAGAATCTTTATCAGTCAACGGAAGACAATTATGAAGCTTCATCTCTTGATGCAATATTATCAGGACTAACTCCCCGTGAACGCGAAATAGCCCTTTTAACAAGAACTTGTTCGTCTAATCTAGAAATAGCCAAGAAGCTTTACTTATCAGAAATCACTGTAAAAAAGAATCTTAGTCGTATTTATGAGAAACTTGACCTAAAGGGCAAAACAGAATTGGTCAAAAAATTAATGAGCTAA
- a CDS encoding hemerythrin domain-containing protein, with protein sequence MFNRFDLYAPVHKGIRLALSGLCHQAGSVDSSDDEGVKSFVKEFRRVAIILEAHSRDEDANINESYEKFAPETLHQLEDEHGALEHYLEQLIELVDQLQLKEQNQIEHQKIWWQIGKDLNSFTADYFIHLQSEEGPGMKALWENLTDDQLKVISINIRSSIPPQTMAIFMHYMIPAISHQERLEMFSDMKRFAPKEAYEGMLSLAKSRLDQKSWEQLQTAL encoded by the coding sequence ATGTTTAATCGTTTTGATCTGTATGCTCCAGTACACAAGGGGATTCGCTTAGCATTAAGTGGTTTATGCCATCAGGCAGGTTCGGTTGATAGTTCTGATGACGAGGGAGTGAAATCATTTGTCAAGGAATTTAGGCGGGTAGCAATTATTCTAGAAGCCCATTCGAGAGATGAGGATGCAAATATTAATGAATCATATGAAAAATTTGCACCTGAGACATTGCATCAATTGGAGGATGAACACGGTGCATTAGAACATTATCTTGAGCAGCTTATTGAACTAGTGGATCAGTTACAATTGAAAGAACAAAATCAAATAGAGCATCAAAAGATCTGGTGGCAAATTGGTAAAGATCTGAACAGTTTTACAGCAGATTACTTTATCCACCTTCAAAGCGAAGAGGGACCAGGCATGAAGGCATTATGGGAGAATCTGACGGATGACCAATTGAAGGTCATCTCAATAAATATTCGTTCCTCTATTCCACCACAAACAATGGCGATATTTATGCACTATATGATACCAGCGATCAGTCATCAGGAGCGGTTAGAGATGTTTAGCGATATGAAAAGATTTGCACCTAAAGAAGCGTACGAAGGTATGTTGAGTTTAGCGAAGTCTCGGTTGGATCAAAAAAGCTGGGAACAACTGCAAACAGCACTATAA
- a CDS encoding NmrA family NAD(P)-binding protein, which produces MNILVIGGTGTVGSQLVSELLNRKAYVRILTRDQSKNQHKNMNLEWIQGDLEVPESLVRTFDQLDAVFLLTGLAKTETIQGVTAVKAARKAGVPKIVYLSAPMNENMLHIPHIRSKIGIEEEIKRSGMDYTILRPNNFFQNDYLFHDAILQDRIYPQPLGSVGLNRVDVEDIAYAAANALLLSGYEGKEYPIYGSEVLTGEAIAETYSRITGTTVRYIGDNLDEWYQQAITIMPEWLAQDFRIMYESFQNFGCLGTYQDFILQKQLLLREPKSFEVFVAETVSRWKSE; this is translated from the coding sequence ATGAATATTCTTGTTATCGGAGGTACAGGTACTGTAGGAAGTCAGTTGGTTTCGGAGCTTTTAAATCGCAAAGCATACGTCCGTATCCTTACTAGAGATCAAAGTAAAAATCAGCATAAGAATATGAACTTGGAATGGATCCAAGGGGATTTGGAGGTACCTGAAAGCCTAGTAAGGACATTTGATCAATTGGATGCAGTGTTTCTCTTAACCGGTTTGGCTAAGACAGAAACAATCCAAGGAGTAACAGCTGTTAAGGCTGCTAGAAAAGCTGGTGTACCCAAAATTGTATACTTATCTGCACCAATGAATGAAAATATGTTACACATCCCTCATATAAGAAGTAAAATCGGGATTGAAGAGGAGATTAAGAGGTCGGGCATGGATTATACGATATTACGACCGAATAATTTCTTTCAGAATGATTACTTGTTTCATGATGCAATACTTCAGGATAGGATATATCCTCAACCGCTCGGTTCAGTTGGATTGAATCGAGTCGATGTAGAAGATATCGCCTATGCAGCGGCAAATGCACTCCTTCTCAGCGGATATGAGGGTAAGGAATATCCTATTTATGGATCCGAAGTATTAACAGGGGAAGCAATCGCCGAAACTTACAGTCGTATAACTGGGACTACGGTACGTTATATTGGAGATAATCTGGATGAATGGTATCAACAAGCTATTACTATAATGCCAGAATGGCTTGCTCAAGATTTTCGTATTATGTATGAAAGTTTTCAAAATTTTGGCTGTCTGGGAACATACCAAGACTTCATACTCCAAAAGCAATTGCTACTACGTGAGCCCAAATCATTTGAAGTTTTCGTAGCAGAAACCGTTTCACGTTGGAAAAGTGAATGA